The following proteins come from a genomic window of Tenebrio molitor chromosome 9, icTenMoli1.1, whole genome shotgun sequence:
- the LOC138139344 gene encoding pH-sensitive chloride channel 2-like has protein sequence MFCLWIFAFGLLRGGGIGIVNGETSDCPELSVIDGDQLPQDQFIAVLTDPCRYDKFVRPNATTPFDIYVKVDVNHLEAAQSQFTAYLTFQYEYRDTALEYATISPKRSIIFGDESLREKIWAPNIFMKDEDETTVVSIEEKDVIVSIAPSGSVTYTYKMVAKFYCWMNLKKFPFDTQRCSLAFSDWSYNNQNLVLSWNAKSAFNIADNLHFTEFVLDESEYTQGTNGGPYETKELSSSVGTFSELVIKFRFHRDIGFYMLDFFVPSYLLVFTAWVTFWLQADAGPPRATLGASTVVAFITLHLGVTKDIPKVSYIKASDIWFLGISCFIFFSLAEFAFVNVIWRRKKVVELKKDKPKYILKGAVMPKVARSDLKKYASTLTLQASTDSLNGSEQTLNGKYSSQTTLSNGDSMITIPNDETQQQFMGTTMTPQEVAIWIDRKARIVFPIVFLIFNILYWVFVYCL, from the exons ATGTTTTGTCTCTGGATTTTTGCGTTCGGGTTGTTGCGCGGAGGAGGAATTGGAATCGTCAATGG ggAAACTTCTGATTGTCCAGAACTGTCAGTAATTGACGGAGATCAATTACCGCAAGACCAGTTCATAGCAGTGTTGACAGATCCTTGTCGatatgacaaatttgtaagACCCAATGCGACCACCCCATTTGACATTTATGTCAAAGTGGACGTGAATCATCTAGAAGCGGCGCAATCT CAATTTACAGCATATCTAACATTCCAATACGAATACCGCGACACGGCTTTAGAATACGCAacaatatccccaaaaagatCGATAATCTTCGGGGACGAATCTCTCCGAGAAAAAATCTGGGCACCAAACATCTTCATGAAGGACGAAGACGAAACCACCGTGGTTTCGATCGAAGAAAAAGACGTAATCGTGTCGATCGCCCCGTCCGGAAGCGTCACCTACACTTACAAAATGGTGGCGAAGTTTTACTGTTGGATGAACCTGAAGAAGTTTCCTTTTGACACTCAGAGGTGCTCTCTAGCGTTCAGCGATT GGTCTTACAACAACCAGAATCTGGTACTGTCGTGGAACGCCAAATCGGCGTTCAACATCGCCGATAACCTCCACTTCACCGAATTCGTCCTCGACGAGAGCGAGTACACCCAGGGCACCAACGGCGGTCCCTACGAGACCAAAGAGCTGTCATCCTCGGTCGGCACCTTCAGCGAGCTCGTCATCAAGTTCCGCTTCCACAGAGACATCGGTTTCTACATGCTGGACTTCTTCGTTCCCTCGTACCTGCTGGTCTTCACCGCGTGGGTGACGTTCTGGCTGCAAGCCGACGCCGGCCCCCCGCGAGCCACCCTGGGCGCCTCCACCGTCGTCGCCTTCATAACTCTCCACTTGGGCGTCACCAAGGACATTCCCAAAGTGTCTTACATCAAGGCCAGTGACATCTGGTTTCTGGGGATCTCGTGCTTCATCTTCTTCTCGCTAGCCGAGTTCGCCTTCGTCAACGTCATCTGGCGGAGAAA GAAAGTGGTCGAGCTGAAGAAGGACAAACCGAAGTACATTCTGAAGGGGGCGGTGATGCCGAAGGTCGCCAGGAGCGACCTGAAGAAGTACGCATCGACGCTGACCTTGCAGGCGTCCACCGATAGTCTCAACGGATCCGAACAGACGCTCAAC GGGAAGTACTCGAGTCAGACCACGCTGAGCAATGGGGACAGCATGATCACGATTCCCAACGATGAAACGCAGCAGCAGTTCATGGGGACAACGATGACGCCGCAAGAAGTTGCAATTTGGATAGACAGGAAGGCCAGGATCGTATTCCCGATTGTCTTCCTCATTTTCAACATACTCTACTGGGTGTTTGTCTATTGCCTTTAA
- the LOC138139340 gene encoding transducin beta-like protein 3, whose translation MTTTIALKEAFEVESKHGAFYTGGNIEWHGDTLFCQTASSVSLLDTQDGKVSRTIGEDNTEDADHVQTFTTDGERIVSSHKSGLLKLWNLQGELVKMWKYIHKGPIAKLTLKGQLLASGGSDAVVRVWDLEHQTCTLSLKGCQGVVNIVEFHPDEQVLFGSGDDGGVNSWELDKGRVLLGYNAHYSKVTSLVFAHDRRHFVTSGRDKVIILWQFNEVKALRTIAVYEAVEVVIMMPKTFKLPGFKSDPEYIYVASAGDSGLVRVWDVTNAKEIYKQSDSLVSRAEEGGLAITRLLLDENSKSLAVVTADHNIILHHLKSFVCLKQFIGFSDEILDVAFVGKNDSHLAVATNSVDIKLYANSTMNCQLLKGHSDIVLALATSKANPDLMLSGSKDNKIRLWSFDGASMSCVGVGLRHAGSVGSVAFSNTGTNFFVSVSQDTCLKLWEVPTKFETDTIMNCTRTEVAHQKDINCVAVSPNDKIIATASQDKTAKLWTESLTFVGALKGHKRGVWSIKFSPVDQVVITSSADCTIKLWSVVELNCLKTLEGHDSSVLQAEFVSKGMQILSSGADGLLKLFNVKNSECVGTFEHHEGRIWAMAVRKDESQVVTGGSDSLLVKWKDVTEERKQERLREAEEEAAQQQKLANYVQNEQLLKALKLALKLDRPLQVLKIVQGIIKKGDSTGLVEAVKELSNDQKEKLLKCATNWNTNSRNCQSAQLVLNILMGELQIGEFKPAGLGRTLEGALPYTERHFKRLTRLLQDLHFVSYTVDCMQPHIKTVR comes from the coding sequence GTTCGAAGTCGAGTCCAAGCACGGCGCCTTCTACACAGGGGGCAACATCGAGTGGCACGGAGACACCCTTTTCTGCCAGACTGCCTCTTCGGTCTCCCTCCTCGACACCCAAGACGGCAAGGTGTCCCGAACCATCGGCGAAGACAACACGGAAGATGCCGATCACGTCCAGACCTTCACCACGGACGGCGAGAGGATCGTCTCATCGCACAAGAGCGGCCTCCTCAAGTTGTGGAATCTGCAGGGCGAGCTGGTCAAGATGTGGAAGTACATCCACAAAGGACCCATCGCCAAGCTGACGCTGAAAGGGCAACTCTTGGCCAGCGGCGGGTCGGATGCGGTCGTGAGAGTGTGGGATTTGGAGCACCAGACTTGCACTCTGAGCTTGAAGGGGTGTCAAGGTGTGGTGAACATCGTCGAGTTCCACCCCGACGAACAGGTTCTGTTCGGGAGCGGCGACGACGGGGGGGTCAACAGTTGGGAGTTGGACAAAGGGAGGGTTTTGTTGGGGTACAATGCACACTACAGCAAGGTCACGTCGTTGGTTTTTGCCCACGACAGGAGACACTTTGTGACGTCGGGACGCGACAAAGTGATAATCTTGTGGCAATTCAATGAAGTTAAAGCGCTACGGACGATTGCGGTGTACGAGGCTGTCGAGGTGGTGATCATGATGCCCAAAACGTTCAAGCTTCCGGGGTTCAAGTCCGACCCTGAATATATCTACGTGGCGTCGGCGGGCGACAGTGGGTTGGTACGAGTGTGGGATGTTACCAACGCAAAAGAAATATACAAACAGAGCGACTCTCTGGTGTCTAGAGCCGAAGAAGGCGGATTGGCAATCACCAGGTTGTTACTAGACGAGAATTCGAAGAGTCTGGCTGTGGTCACGGCGGACCACAACATAATCCTCCACCACTTGAAGTCTTTCGTTTGCCTGAAGCAGTTCATCGGATTCTCCGACGAGATCCTCGATGTCGCCTTCGTCGGCAAAAATGACTCGCACTTAGCCGTCGCGACCAACTCCGTCGACATCAAGCTCTACGCCAACTCCACCATGAACTGTCAACTCCTCAAGGGTCACTCGGACATAGTTCTGGCCCTTGCCACCAGCAAGGCCAACCCCGACTTGATGCTTTCGGGGAGCAAAGACAACAAGATTCGGCTGTGGTCGTTCGACGGGGCTTCCATGTCTTGCGTGGGCGTGGGCCTCAGACACGCGGGCTCGGTCGGTTCGGTGGCCTTCAGCAACACCGGAACCAACTTCTTCGTGAGCGTGAGCCAAGACACGTGTCTCAAGCTGTGGGAAGTCCCGACGAAATTCGAGACTGACACGATCATGAACTGCACCAGAACGGAAGTCGCCCATCAGAAAGACATAAATTGTGTGGCGGTCTCGCCGAACGACAAGATAATCGCGACGGCGAGTCAAGACAAAACGGCGAAATTGTGGACGGAGTCGTTGACGTTTGTCGGTGCGCTCAAAGGCCACAAGAGGGGAGTGTGGTCGATCAAGTTCTCCCCTGTCGACCAAGTCGTGATCACGTCCTCGGCAGACTGCACGATCAAGCTGTGGTCGGTGGTGGAGCTCAACTGCTTGAAGACCCTAGAGGGCCACGACTCGAGCGTGCTCCAGGCGGAGTTCGTCAGCAAAGGGATGCAGATCTTGAGCAGCGGCGCGGACGGACTGCTCAAACTGTTCAACGTGAAGAACTCGGAGTGCGTGGGGACGTTCGAGCACCACGAGGGGCGCATCTGGGCCATGGCGGTGCGCAAAGACGAGAGCCAGGTGGTGACCGGCGGCTCCGACTCTCTGCTGGTCAAGTGGAAGGACGTGACGGAAGAGCGGAAACAAGAGAGGCTGAGAGAAGCGGAAGAGGAGGCTGCGCAGCAGCAGAAGCTCGCGAACTACGTGCAGAACGAGCAGCTCCTCAAGGCGCTCAAGCTGGCGCTGAAGCTGGACAGACCACTGCAAGTTCTCAAGATCGTGCAAGGCATCATAAAGAAAGGCGACTCCACCGGTTTGGTCGAGGCCGTGAAGGAGCTGAGTAACGACCAGAAGGAGAAGCTCCTCAAGTGCGCCACCAACTGGAACACAAACAGCCGCAACTGTCAGTCGGCCCAGTTGGTGTTGAACATCCTGATGGGGGAGTTGCAGATCGGAGAGTTTAAGCCGGCGGGTCTCGGAAGGACACTGGAGGGCGCCTTGCCCTACACCGAGCGACACTTCAAGCGCTTGACTCGGCTCCTGCAAGATCTACACTTCGTGTCGTACACGGTGGATTGCATGCAGCCCCACATCAAGACCGTGCGGTAA